Genomic window (Synechococcales cyanobacterium T60_A2020_003):
ATACGCGCCTATGGCTGTTATTACAAAGCAAAACCGTAATCGAGATCTTCCCACCATCAACGAACGCATTCGATTCCCCAAAATTCGGGTGATCGACACGGACGGCGGCCAGCTTGGCATTATGACTCCGAGTGAAGCCCTAGACCTTGCAGAGGAAAAAGATCTTGATTTAGTCCTGGTTAGTGATAAAGCCGATCCTCCGGTTTGCCGGATTATGGACTACGGCAAGTTCAAGTTTGAACAGGAAAAGAAAGCTCGTGAGGCGCGCAAGAAGCAGCACACTTCCGATGTCAAGGAAGTGAAGATGCGCTATAAGATTGACGACCATGATTACCAGGTGCGCGTAAAGCAGGCCGAGCGCTTCCTTAAAGCAGGGGACAAGGTTAAGGCGACGGTGATGTTCCGAGGTCGAGAAATTCAGCACGTCGATCTTGCGGAAACATTGCTAAAGCAGCTTGCAACGGATTTGAAAGACCTAGCAGAAGTGCAGCAAGCCCCCAAGAAAGAAGGTCGCAATATGATGATGATGCTAGCGCCAAAACGCTAAGAGTTGGTCTAGGACGCGATCGCCCATAGTTCACCAGAAAAGCCGCGCACTGCGTGGCTTTGTTCTGTGTTAGCAGGCTCCCATGAGCATCACCGTTTTTGCAGACTGAAATTGAGCGATCGCCCTTCCGTATCCGTCCAAGGTTGCTCGACTAGATCGACCTGCATACAGTCGCAAAATGCCTGTTTTAAGGCAGAAATCACCACCGCCACGGTTTGATCAAAAGAGAGCGATCCCAAAGGATCAGGAAGGGTCGGCATTCGATACGCGGCTTCTGGCTCATCGGGGAAGACGGCTCGATACAAGTCCAGATCGGTCGCTAAACGAATAGAACCATGCTGCAAGATGGCATTTCCTCGCCGGAGTTGGGCACTGCCGATCAGCTTTGTGCCATCTGGTAACACTAGATCCGCCACCGTTGCCGTGCCAAAACAGTTGGGATTGTGAATGTAACCGCGACCCGCCTGACCGTAGGTGAGCGTTACACCGAGCGATCGCCATCCTGCAATCAAAAATTCGCAAATCCGCTGATAGGCCTGCATTCGGCTACCTTCAAACCCGGATCCAATCACGGCATAGGTCAGATCGCCTTGGTGCAGCACGGCTCGTCCTCCACTGGGACGACGCACCCGGTCAAGGGTCTGCCCCTGCCATTGCAGATTGTGCCAATGCTCAGGATACTGACGCTGATGGTATCCCAGGGAAATCGCGGCAGGGTTCCACGTATAGAACCGCAGCGTCGGGGGATGCTGCCCGTGGCGATGCTGATCCAGGAGCCAAGTATCGATCGCCATTTGCAGGGTTCCCGACGCTGCGAGGGGGGAAATGTAGCGCCAGGGGGCCTTATGCGCCAAACTCAGCCTGCAACGGGTCGTCGTTTTCGTCGGCGATCATGGCAACCATGGTGATATTGCGAGAAATCTCCGCTGGGGAAAGTCCCGCTACGGTGCGGGCGGCGGAAACAATGACCTGATTATTGACAATACCGAAACTGGCCTCAAACGTAGAGTTGCCATTCATTTCCATGAGTTTCCGCAATAGGGCAGGCTCATCCTTGGCAGGCAAGCTCATCACGGGTGACCAGACCTTCAGAATGTCATCGTCTGTGGTTCCGGTCAGCATTACAAAGACATCTACCGATCCGTACTTAAACGTCCATAGATAATGGTCGTCCGTATGACTTACCATTGCGGTTTGGTCTTCTTCGAGGCTGGAAATGACCGTTTCAATGATTTCTACATAATCCATTGCAAGCGTTCCTTCTTCAACAGAGGTCTGATTGGCGGTAGATTCGAGTGTTGCGTTGCTAACAACCATAGGTTCTTGATGACTATGACCATTTTTGGGGTGTTTCCACCAATCTACTGCGAGTTTATGGAAGTTGTTTGAAATTGTCGTCAACTTTTCATGTTTCGTAGGGTAATTTAAGTTGGAAGAACGGCAATGGGCTGTTGCGCTCTACCCGTCCCAACAACTTTGGCAGTGTTATGTCTCTGGTTAGTGTTGTGATTCCGGCCTATAACTGCGATCGCTATCTTCCGCAGGCGATTGCCAGCGTGCAGCAGCAAACCTATCCCCACTGGGAAATTATCGTTATCGATGATGGCTCCACGGATCAGACCCAAGCGGCGATCGCCCCCTACCGCTCCGATATTCGCTACGTCTACCAGAAGAATCAAGGCGTTTCTGCTGCTCGCAATCACGGCATTGAATTGGCCCAAGGCGAGTGGATCGCGTTTCTGGATGCTGATGACTTCTTCTTCCCCGACAAACTCGCGGCTCAAGTCGCAATGTTCTACGACCAGCCTGACTTAGGCATTGTCCACAGTGGCTGGCAGCGGGTGACTGCCGATGGCGAGTTCATCATGGATGTGAAACCCTGGGAGCAGGTGCCAGTCCTCAATCTGGAAAGCTGGCTACGTTGGAAGCCCGTTCTCCCTAGTGCCATGATGTTTCGGCGTGAGTGGCTCGTCAAGGCAGGCGGCTTTGACCCTCGATTTCCACCCGCAGAGGATACAGAACTTACCCTCCGCCTCGCCCGCTTAGGATGCAAAGCAGACTGGCTCAAGCAGGTGACCGTCGGCTATCGCCAGCATGATCAGAGCGCTATGTCTAAAGGATTGCCCCAGGCGCGATCGCTCGCAGCGGTGATTGATGATTTCTTTAGCCATGGCGATATTCCAGAGTACCTCCGACGGCAAGAATCCCAGATTCGCTATCACACCTTGGTTTGGATTGCCTGGTATCTCTACACCAGCGGTCATCCCACTGAAATGCGCGAGTACCTAGAACGAGCCATTCCCCACAGTCCCTACGTGGGCATTGAAATGCTAATCCACTGGGGTGATAGCTTTGACGGTTTCTCGCGCAGTTGGGGCATGGAGTTTGATGCGTCCGGTCTCGCGCAATCTCAGGAGTGGCGAAACTGGATCAGGGCGATCGCCGCTGCATGGCAGAAACAGCGTGTTCCCATCACTGAGGCTCACCCCGAACTAATTTAACTGAGACCGAAATCGATTAATACTCACCCCCAAAAACAGCGCTGCAAAAATAACGAGGGCAATAATGTGAATCCACAATGCCTCTACACCAACCCCTTTGAGAATTAAACTCCGGACAATCTGAACATAGTGACGGAGAGGGTTAAAGAAAGAGAGGGCGCGAAAGAAAGTGGGCATGGTTTCAATAGGGGCGATCGCGCCAGAAAGCTGAATTAGCGGC
Coding sequences:
- a CDS encoding translation initiation factor IF-3; translation: MAVITKQNRNRDLPTINERIRFPKIRVIDTDGGQLGIMTPSEALDLAEEKDLDLVLVSDKADPPVCRIMDYGKFKFEQEKKAREARKKQHTSDVKEVKMRYKIDDHDYQVRVKQAERFLKAGDKVKATVMFRGREIQHVDLAETLLKQLATDLKDLAEVQQAPKKEGRNMMMMLAPKR
- a CDS encoding lipoate--protein ligase family protein, yielding MAIDTWLLDQHRHGQHPPTLRFYTWNPAAISLGYHQRQYPEHWHNLQWQGQTLDRVRRPSGGRAVLHQGDLTYAVIGSGFEGSRMQAYQRICEFLIAGWRSLGVTLTYGQAGRGYIHNPNCFGTATVADLVLPDGTKLIGSAQLRRGNAILQHGSIRLATDLDLYRAVFPDEPEAAYRMPTLPDPLGSLSFDQTVAVVISALKQAFCDCMQVDLVEQPWTDTEGRSLNFSLQKR
- a CDS encoding YbjN domain-containing protein — encoded protein: MVVSNATLESTANQTSVEEGTLAMDYVEIIETVISSLEEDQTAMVSHTDDHYLWTFKYGSVDVFVMLTGTTDDDILKVWSPVMSLPAKDEPALLRKLMEMNGNSTFEASFGIVNNQVIVSAARTVAGLSPAEISRNITMVAMIADENDDPLQAEFGA
- a CDS encoding glycosyltransferase, which produces MSLVSVVIPAYNCDRYLPQAIASVQQQTYPHWEIIVIDDGSTDQTQAAIAPYRSDIRYVYQKNQGVSAARNHGIELAQGEWIAFLDADDFFFPDKLAAQVAMFYDQPDLGIVHSGWQRVTADGEFIMDVKPWEQVPVLNLESWLRWKPVLPSAMMFRREWLVKAGGFDPRFPPAEDTELTLRLARLGCKADWLKQVTVGYRQHDQSAMSKGLPQARSLAAVIDDFFSHGDIPEYLRRQESQIRYHTLVWIAWYLYTSGHPTEMREYLERAIPHSPYVGIEMLIHWGDSFDGFSRSWGMEFDASGLAQSQEWRNWIRAIAAAWQKQRVPITEAHPELI